The Fimbriimonas ginsengisoli Gsoil 348 genome window below encodes:
- a CDS encoding BlaI/MecI/CopY family transcriptional regulator, translating to MKLGGNLSKREHQIMDLVYERGAITATELEEALSGNISNSAVRSYLRALEAKGFLRHESEGVRFVYRPIRERESVARGEASRLLQTFFGGSVSGVLATLLSDKEVDLSDEELDEMRRMIDEAKRS from the coding sequence ATGAAGCTCGGTGGGAATCTTAGTAAGCGCGAGCACCAGATCATGGATCTGGTCTACGAACGGGGGGCGATCACCGCGACGGAGCTGGAGGAGGCGCTCTCGGGCAACATCTCCAACTCAGCCGTCCGCTCTTACCTCCGGGCCTTGGAAGCAAAAGGGTTTCTGCGGCACGAGTCGGAAGGAGTTCGGTTCGTCTACCGGCCGATTCGAGAGCGGGAGTCCGTAGCTCGAGGGGAGGCGAGCCGGTTGCTTCAGACCTTCTTCGGAGGTTCGGTCAGCGGAGTGCTGGCGACCCTGCTAAGCGATAAAGAGGTCGACCTCTCGGACGAGGAACTGGACGAGATGCGCCGGATGATCGACGAGGCGAAGCGCTCATGA
- a CDS encoding M56 family metallopeptidase has product MSILLEIALKSAGLVLLAALLAALVRRSSAALRHRVWALTFVGLATLPLLAIRLPEIRIERPVAVNRSVTTVTQPPTPALPKPSSTVPPLASSTPSPIPEPPQTSALPWLVGLAWGVGAAVLVGRTALQLLAILCWTRNAEDMADEFGVAPPHTRVARSKLVEVPVTFGFVRPTILLPYSSTEWPAARRRAVLLHEGAHVQRGDWAWLIFSKLVSALYWPNPLVIWALGRLRSEAELAADDAVLRAGIDPPEYAATLVDLAAELRRASMEVALPIVQPGGLKSRVAAILAEARSRRPLRKTTAIVAILMGATIVVPYAAARLVEGPEVVRDGIIELGGGRQAEIVAITEMRGSQAISWDIHGAPIGRSFPVGDQNLNAFNILRPVPKGSTARYLIVRLADPVTDELNLLADDSPGILPYIGSAPTTEEFRDALGGSYRVMQMIAPEGVRTGSFRLHIPSADWRLYAYKTYQRGEERGMLNPLANLRLSPQMPSQGKGTEATFVLPPEFVEKESVVRFLPGGPGEARFERMSGSYSASTIQPPEAITRVEILSRPLRSVVLADLPMQPDPNAVHVPHHYLPKEIVSAGGNPSLADGASVGILALSSPADLPRRFWDAKGRPASGEPQNKWAEDRDRLVPVGPGQHLVRLWMERRPGGGSGDPPTLYDEEGWPVFHSFISSVYPGREVRQFSGVLDRTARKLDLVAPIAAGPYRTIARLEPGSKGTTWRFAQRIGWTGSLRVVYPWATAVQETNMETTIRALDAAGRPVNRPEGGRSYSYAPGWVEFDLPRAAATKVRTVEIRTRPYTWIRFPDVALAPKP; this is encoded by the coding sequence ATGAGCATCCTCCTCGAAATCGCCCTCAAGAGCGCCGGCCTCGTGTTACTCGCCGCTCTGCTCGCGGCATTGGTTCGCCGATCGTCGGCCGCCCTGCGGCACCGAGTCTGGGCATTAACGTTTGTCGGATTGGCGACTCTACCGCTGTTAGCGATCCGATTGCCCGAGATCCGTATTGAGCGCCCGGTAGCCGTCAATCGTTCGGTAACCACCGTCACCCAACCGCCGACTCCCGCATTGCCGAAGCCATCCTCAACTGTCCCGCCTCTGGCAAGCTCTACCCCTAGCCCGATTCCTGAGCCTCCTCAAACTTCCGCTCTGCCTTGGCTTGTGGGGCTTGCCTGGGGCGTCGGCGCCGCAGTCTTGGTTGGACGAACCGCGCTTCAGTTGCTGGCCATTCTTTGCTGGACCCGAAATGCGGAGGACATGGCCGATGAGTTCGGTGTGGCGCCACCCCATACGCGCGTTGCCCGATCGAAACTCGTGGAGGTGCCGGTGACGTTCGGCTTCGTCCGGCCCACGATTCTTCTTCCCTACTCGTCCACCGAATGGCCCGCGGCGCGACGGCGGGCGGTGCTGCTTCATGAGGGGGCGCACGTTCAGCGGGGCGACTGGGCTTGGCTCATCTTTTCCAAGTTGGTAAGCGCGCTGTACTGGCCCAATCCGCTCGTGATCTGGGCATTGGGGCGACTGAGGTCGGAAGCGGAATTGGCAGCCGACGACGCCGTGCTCCGAGCCGGAATCGATCCCCCCGAATATGCAGCGACGCTGGTCGATCTCGCGGCGGAACTGCGGCGCGCGTCCATGGAGGTTGCGCTGCCGATCGTGCAACCGGGCGGGCTAAAGTCTAGGGTCGCGGCGATCCTCGCAGAGGCGAGGAGTCGGCGGCCGTTGAGGAAGACGACCGCGATCGTCGCGATTCTGATGGGCGCGACGATCGTAGTTCCGTACGCAGCGGCGCGCCTTGTCGAGGGTCCGGAGGTGGTCCGGGACGGAATCATTGAACTTGGAGGAGGGCGGCAAGCCGAGATCGTCGCCATTACCGAAATGAGAGGCAGTCAGGCGATCTCATGGGATATTCACGGAGCGCCCATAGGGCGCAGTTTCCCGGTCGGCGACCAAAACCTCAACGCTTTCAATATCCTCAGGCCGGTTCCAAAGGGTTCGACGGCCCGGTACCTCATCGTCCGCCTCGCCGATCCGGTGACCGACGAACTGAATCTGCTGGCTGACGATTCGCCGGGGATTCTTCCATACATCGGAAGCGCTCCCACGACGGAGGAGTTTCGCGACGCTCTCGGCGGGAGCTATCGCGTCATGCAGATGATCGCGCCGGAAGGGGTTCGGACCGGCAGCTTCCGGCTTCACATCCCTTCGGCGGACTGGCGCCTCTACGCTTACAAGACGTACCAACGGGGTGAAGAGCGAGGGATGCTCAACCCGCTGGCGAACTTGCGTCTTTCTCCTCAAATGCCGTCTCAAGGGAAAGGGACCGAGGCGACGTTCGTGTTGCCGCCGGAGTTCGTGGAGAAAGAATCCGTGGTCCGCTTCCTACCCGGAGGGCCGGGAGAAGCTCGCTTCGAAAGGATGAGTGGGTCTTACTCGGCCTCAACCATTCAGCCGCCAGAGGCCATCACGCGGGTGGAGATCTTGAGCCGGCCGTTGCGCTCAGTAGTGCTCGCGGATCTGCCGATGCAGCCCGATCCAAATGCCGTCCACGTCCCTCACCACTACCTGCCGAAGGAGATCGTCTCTGCGGGAGGCAATCCCTCGCTAGCCGACGGGGCTTCGGTCGGGATTCTGGCCCTCTCGTCTCCGGCCGACTTGCCGAGACGATTCTGGGATGCAAAAGGGCGGCCAGCCTCAGGGGAGCCGCAGAACAAATGGGCCGAAGACCGGGACCGCCTCGTCCCCGTCGGACCCGGACAGCATCTGGTTCGACTTTGGATGGAGCGACGACCTGGCGGCGGCTCCGGCGATCCGCCCACCCTGTACGACGAAGAGGGATGGCCCGTGTTTCACAGCTTCATTAGCAGCGTCTATCCCGGACGCGAAGTCCGTCAGTTCTCCGGCGTCCTCGACCGGACGGCTCGGAAGCTCGACCTCGTCGCCCCGATCGCCGCCGGCCCTTACCGAACCATCGCCCGCCTCGAGCCCGGATCCAAGGGCACGACCTGGCGGTTTGCTCAGAGGATCGGCTGGACCGGGTCGCTTCGCGTGGTTTACCCGTGGGCCACCGCGGTACAGGAGACCAATATGGAAACCACCATTCGCGCCCTCGACGCCGCCGGCAGGCCGGTCAACCGCCCGGAAGGGGGTCGGTCCTACTCTTATGCCCCCGGTTGGGTCGAGTTCGATCTCCCTCGCGCCGCCGCAACGAAGGTAAGAACAGTAGAAATCCGAACCCGCCCCTACACCTGGATCCGATTCCCGGATGTCGCGCTTGCGCCCAAGCCGTAG
- a CDS encoding prolyl oligopeptidase family serine peptidase — protein sequence MKLPTLGLLLLTTSTLSARQGSTVEQVDKYQWLEDVWGKRSLDWVKAENARSAKVLESDPRFAKLQAEALKIVESPDRLPDPTFRNGMVYNTWQDHDHPQGILRRTTLADYTKAKPHWKTVLDYDALSKKDHQKWVHGAIVSLYPNDNLSMIGLSAGGEDANTLREFDLKSGRFVAGGFVLPRSKQSVAWIDRNTLMVMRDWGKGTMTASGYPFVAKVWKRGTPLSQAKEVYRGTPADVAVDPLTLSDTQGHRVTFLIRALDFFRTQVSLWSPGKVRRLAIPQKSQIEGLLDNRLIVTLNEDWKQAGLKQGSVVALDLDAARRDPAHLKPTLIFAPTQKEFAQQVGLTRHRLILATMANVQGRAYVFTPQLGGVWTRKKLAIRDNQAVSIVTTNEADDKFFLSVESFITPSTLLLGDASRASLVVAKTRRPQFDASRMVVEQLEATSSDGGKIPYFVVHKKGIRLDGSNPTLLEAYGGFQISSTPFYSGVVGKLWLERGGVYALANIRGGGEFGPAWHEAGLKTHRQIIYDDFAAVGQDLVTRKITSPRRLGIEGGSNGGLLMGVEMTQHPEMWNAVVIDIPLLDMLRFEKIAAGASWVGEYGSVSNPEERRFLASISPYNQLNPDTAYPEPLIFTTTKDDRVGPVHARKFAARMKEFHKPFFYNEIVEGGHSSGANLKEKAKTNATTFIYLIRKLMD from the coding sequence ATGAAGCTGCCGACCCTTGGACTCCTTCTTCTCACGACGAGCACGCTGTCCGCCCGGCAAGGCTCCACGGTGGAGCAGGTGGACAAGTACCAGTGGCTGGAAGACGTTTGGGGCAAGCGGTCGCTTGATTGGGTGAAGGCGGAGAACGCGCGATCCGCAAAGGTGCTGGAGAGCGACCCGCGTTTTGCAAAGCTTCAAGCGGAGGCGCTCAAGATCGTCGAGTCGCCCGACCGTCTGCCCGATCCGACGTTCCGGAACGGAATGGTCTACAACACCTGGCAAGACCACGACCATCCACAGGGAATCCTTCGGCGTACGACCCTCGCCGACTACACAAAGGCGAAGCCGCACTGGAAGACGGTCCTCGATTACGACGCGCTCTCCAAGAAGGACCATCAGAAGTGGGTCCACGGCGCCATCGTCAGCCTCTACCCGAACGATAATCTGAGCATGATCGGTCTCTCGGCCGGCGGCGAGGATGCAAACACGCTTCGCGAGTTCGATTTGAAATCTGGCCGGTTCGTGGCGGGCGGCTTCGTCCTTCCTCGGTCCAAACAAAGCGTCGCGTGGATCGACCGGAACACCCTGATGGTGATGCGCGATTGGGGCAAGGGGACGATGACTGCCTCCGGCTACCCGTTCGTGGCCAAAGTTTGGAAGCGCGGCACGCCGCTGAGCCAAGCGAAGGAGGTGTACCGCGGCACCCCGGCCGATGTGGCCGTCGACCCGCTCACACTCAGCGATACGCAAGGTCACCGGGTCACCTTCTTGATTCGCGCCTTGGATTTCTTCCGAACCCAGGTCTCGCTCTGGAGTCCCGGTAAGGTCCGCCGCTTGGCGATTCCGCAGAAGAGCCAGATCGAAGGGCTGCTGGATAACCGCCTCATCGTTACCCTCAACGAGGATTGGAAGCAAGCCGGCCTCAAGCAGGGTTCGGTGGTTGCGCTGGACCTCGACGCGGCCCGTCGCGATCCGGCGCATCTGAAGCCGACTTTGATCTTCGCGCCGACTCAGAAGGAGTTCGCCCAGCAGGTCGGTCTCACCCGCCATCGATTAATCCTAGCGACGATGGCGAACGTCCAAGGCCGCGCCTATGTTTTTACTCCTCAGCTCGGCGGAGTCTGGACCCGTAAGAAGCTTGCGATCCGCGACAACCAAGCCGTCTCGATCGTGACCACCAACGAGGCGGACGACAAGTTCTTCCTCTCGGTGGAGAGCTTCATTACGCCGTCGACCCTTTTACTTGGCGACGCTTCGCGCGCCTCGCTCGTCGTAGCGAAGACGCGACGACCGCAGTTCGACGCCTCGCGAATGGTCGTGGAGCAATTGGAGGCGACCTCCAGTGACGGCGGCAAGATCCCGTACTTCGTCGTCCATAAGAAGGGGATCCGCCTGGATGGCAGCAATCCGACACTGCTTGAAGCGTATGGCGGCTTCCAGATCTCGAGCACCCCGTTCTATTCCGGCGTGGTCGGCAAGCTTTGGCTGGAGCGGGGCGGCGTTTACGCGCTGGCCAATATCCGGGGTGGTGGCGAATTCGGCCCCGCATGGCATGAAGCCGGTCTCAAGACTCATCGGCAGATCATCTACGACGACTTCGCGGCGGTCGGGCAAGACCTGGTGACGCGCAAGATCACCTCGCCCCGCCGTCTCGGCATCGAGGGCGGGTCGAATGGCGGCCTGCTGATGGGGGTGGAGATGACCCAACATCCGGAGATGTGGAACGCGGTCGTTATCGACATTCCGCTGCTGGACATGCTCCGTTTCGAGAAGATCGCCGCCGGCGCCTCGTGGGTGGGCGAGTACGGCTCGGTCTCCAACCCGGAGGAGCGTCGTTTCCTCGCCTCGATCTCCCCCTACAACCAACTCAACCCGGACACGGCATATCCGGAGCCATTGATCTTCACGACCACGAAAGACGATCGAGTCGGCCCGGTCCACGCCCGCAAATTCGCCGCCCGGATGAAGGAGTTCCATAAGCCGTTCTTCTACAACGAGATCGTGGAAGGCGGCCATTCGTCGGGTGCAAACCTCAAGGAAAAGGCGAAGACGAACGCCACAACGTTCATCTATCTTATTCGGAAGTTGATGGACTGA
- a CDS encoding zinc ribbon domain-containing protein, translated as MPTCPRCGEQNPENVTTCNKCGIAFGHQVRANADASRAKTRSAVRLAAWGVAVVAIIVVGPRLYHSAVGAYLKFHLKSVTSSSMKDCGGPITESMADYQKTQIESCIASNADLLKAQSDYSSFTKSDRP; from the coding sequence ATGCCCACCTGCCCTCGTTGCGGCGAACAAAATCCTGAAAATGTCACGACCTGCAATAAGTGCGGAATAGCTTTCGGACACCAGGTGCGGGCCAACGCAGACGCTTCTCGCGCGAAAACCCGGTCGGCCGTTCGCTTAGCCGCGTGGGGTGTCGCGGTAGTCGCCATCATCGTCGTTGGACCGCGCCTTTACCATTCCGCCGTTGGAGCCTATCTGAAATTTCACCTTAAGTCGGTGACTTCGAGCTCCATGAAGGACTGTGGTGGACCGATTACGGAAAGCATGGCGGACTACCAGAAAACCCAGATCGAAAGCTGTATCGCCTCGAACGCCGACCTTCTAAAAGCACAATCGGACTACTCAAGCTTCACCAAGTCCGATCGACCTTAA
- a CDS encoding alpha-L-fucosidase, giving the protein MDSQRLSKARLEEWEALGFGMFVHFGMSTFLGEECPDGQADPMTYAPDGIDADGWARAAKEAGMRYLVLTAKHVAGHCLWPSRHTDYHIGASANKTDVVAAAAEACAKHGLGLGLYYCSWDNHHRFGTVTAGDVGIYKSHATREYRDFQLLQLAELLTTYGPIFEMWIDIPQVLGPEGRRECYDLCASLQPETFVIMNQGCQGSSLLDVDHAWPTDVATRERQLPECARWGQGEDGATIGHSRWYEIGGERFYVPTEVCDCLGYYWFHDERDQPRSVAEVSAMRTVARARGCNLLLNVPPDRSGQIPKEFVNTLVQSASRS; this is encoded by the coding sequence GTGGATTCACAGAGGTTGTCCAAGGCTCGGCTGGAGGAGTGGGAGGCGCTCGGATTTGGGATGTTCGTGCACTTCGGCATGAGCACGTTTCTGGGCGAGGAGTGTCCCGATGGCCAAGCGGATCCGATGACCTATGCTCCTGACGGCATCGACGCCGATGGATGGGCGCGGGCGGCGAAAGAAGCCGGGATGCGGTACCTGGTTCTCACCGCCAAGCACGTCGCCGGGCATTGTCTTTGGCCGTCCCGGCATACCGACTACCATATCGGGGCCAGCGCCAACAAAACGGACGTGGTCGCCGCCGCGGCGGAAGCGTGCGCGAAGCACGGGCTTGGCCTCGGCCTCTACTACTGCTCGTGGGACAACCACCATCGCTTCGGCACCGTCACCGCAGGCGACGTCGGGATCTACAAGAGCCATGCCACGCGGGAATATCGCGATTTTCAACTTCTCCAACTGGCGGAGCTGCTCACCACCTATGGCCCGATCTTCGAAATGTGGATCGATATCCCTCAGGTTCTCGGTCCCGAGGGGCGACGGGAGTGTTACGACCTCTGCGCCTCTCTTCAGCCGGAAACGTTCGTCATCATGAACCAGGGTTGCCAAGGCTCGAGCCTGCTCGACGTGGACCATGCCTGGCCGACCGACGTGGCAACCCGGGAACGGCAGTTACCCGAGTGCGCTCGTTGGGGACAGGGAGAGGACGGCGCGACGATCGGGCACTCCCGTTGGTACGAGATAGGCGGCGAGCGCTTCTACGTCCCGACCGAAGTGTGCGACTGCCTCGGCTACTACTGGTTCCACGACGAACGGGACCAGCCACGTTCCGTGGCGGAAGTCTCTGCCATGCGCACGGTCGCCCGGGCGCGGGGGTGCAACCTTCTGCTCAACGTGCCCCCTGACCGAAGCGGCCAGATTCCTAAGGAGTTCGTGAATACCTTGGTGCAGTCCGCGAGCCGATCTTAG
- a CDS encoding Gfo/Idh/MocA family protein yields MDKVRVAMVGCGGFQRYRAGNLAKVKEAEIVALVDPSAEQMQMFREQHPVTQAVPGFDDHKKMLDEIKPDAIMIATPHTQHVGQILDGLAAGANVCCEKPLITSVADAHRVIAARDAAKKVGMVSYQRHFQPEYRYIREKIQSGESGKVQFIAALQGQGWLRGTKGSWRQQHSLSGGGQLNDSGSHLIDIILWSTGVSAASVSAYGDNFGTEVDINSALTMRYQNGALGTFSVVGNGFGWHEDVTIFCEEQVFYVREGKLTIVDRSDNRFKAEHLGGGSTPDKNFIDACRGVAECESPFECGLEVIRLTEAAWQSMERDGAPVAVTA; encoded by the coding sequence ATGGATAAGGTTCGAGTGGCAATGGTGGGTTGCGGCGGGTTCCAGCGTTATCGCGCGGGGAATTTGGCCAAGGTGAAGGAAGCGGAGATCGTGGCTTTGGTCGATCCGAGCGCGGAGCAGATGCAGATGTTCCGGGAGCAGCATCCCGTAACGCAGGCGGTGCCCGGGTTCGACGATCACAAGAAGATGCTCGACGAGATCAAGCCGGACGCGATCATGATCGCGACGCCGCACACGCAGCACGTCGGGCAGATTCTCGACGGCCTCGCCGCCGGCGCCAACGTTTGCTGCGAGAAGCCGCTCATTACGAGCGTCGCCGACGCGCACCGAGTGATCGCGGCCCGCGACGCCGCCAAGAAGGTGGGAATGGTCAGCTATCAGCGCCACTTCCAGCCGGAATACCGATACATCCGCGAGAAGATCCAAAGCGGCGAATCGGGGAAGGTTCAGTTCATCGCGGCGCTTCAGGGACAGGGCTGGCTTCGCGGCACCAAAGGTTCTTGGCGGCAGCAGCATTCCCTTTCCGGCGGCGGCCAGCTCAACGACTCGGGCAGCCACCTCATCGACATCATCCTCTGGAGCACCGGCGTCAGCGCGGCTTCGGTCTCGGCCTACGGCGATAACTTCGGCACCGAGGTCGACATCAACAGCGCGCTTACGATGCGGTACCAGAACGGGGCGCTCGGCACCTTCTCGGTCGTCGGCAACGGCTTTGGCTGGCACGAGGACGTGACGATTTTCTGCGAGGAGCAGGTGTTTTACGTCCGCGAGGGCAAGCTCACCATCGTCGACCGGAGCGACAACCGGTTCAAGGCCGAGCATCTGGGCGGTGGCAGCACTCCGGATAAGAACTTCATCGACGCGTGCCGCGGGGTGGCCGAGTGCGAGTCGCCGTTCGAGTGCGGGCTGGAGGTCATTCGCCTCACCGAAGCCGCTTGGCAGTCGATGGAACGAGACGGCGCTCCGGTCGCGGTCACGGCCTGA
- a CDS encoding helix-turn-helix domain-containing protein, with product MAVVSAKPGRLTREDQILALAAEGLTDRQMAARLGISAETIASYWRRIFARFDAMSRTEVVARALQKEAQGLTEERERLLFEIAERQRVERLLQQSNQRLFVLMDSLPSAVLFETEDRKVKFCNESFCRIFSHKALPKTLVGRDAIRMTKDAALGFTDTIGFLRRIDEIIASGEAVAGERIQRTNGSWLERDYVPIQANEEVVGHLWHYREIPR from the coding sequence ATGGCAGTCGTTTCCGCAAAACCAGGCCGGCTTACCCGCGAAGATCAGATCCTTGCGCTCGCGGCAGAGGGGCTCACCGATCGTCAAATGGCGGCGCGCCTTGGGATCTCCGCTGAGACGATCGCCAGCTACTGGCGTCGAATCTTCGCTCGCTTCGACGCGATGAGCCGCACCGAAGTCGTGGCCCGCGCTCTCCAAAAAGAGGCCCAAGGACTCACCGAGGAGCGCGAGCGGCTCTTGTTCGAGATCGCCGAGCGGCAGCGCGTTGAGCGGTTGCTTCAGCAGTCGAACCAGCGCCTGTTTGTGCTCATGGATAGCCTACCGTCGGCGGTGCTGTTCGAAACAGAGGATCGGAAAGTGAAGTTCTGCAACGAGAGCTTCTGCCGGATCTTCTCGCACAAGGCCTTGCCGAAGACGCTCGTCGGCCGAGACGCGATCCGGATGACGAAGGACGCGGCGCTGGGATTCACCGACACGATCGGGTTCCTGCGACGGATCGACGAGATCATCGCTTCCGGCGAAGCGGTTGCCGGCGAGCGGATCCAACGCACCAACGGCAGTTGGCTCGAGCGGGACTACGTTCCGATTCAGGCGAACGAAGAGGTCGTCGGCCACCTCTGGCATTACCGCGAAATCCCCCGGTAA
- a CDS encoding ABC transporter substrate-binding protein: MPLLLAGCASRPADGRIVIRVANWGGAKEGNDYDKLVEKIYRDFERENPGVEVREESVPGEYVAKMTLAFIAKAEPDILMLDASSSALFINSKMVADLTPLIEGDKSFRLSDYYPNVVDIDRRGKALYAIPQDFTPMVVYYNKRLFDNAHLPYPTSDWSFQQFREIAKKLTIAGDKPDDPPKQYGFAFTNWPAGWVMWLWNNGADHIAPDGSRATGYLDSPKAVEAVAYLRDLVAIDKSAPSISQTAALGVDPFANGQAAMAISGHWSLVGYKAAPKGPDGKPKITWDDLGVAPLPHQIAQSQTVMYESGYAIGAHSTHKEMAWKFIKYMTSHRVQSVYQSSGIAVCGRKDVAEERARSSKLEAAFIPIVPSARAPYGSRIEGYESVEDQMQKAMDSVLRGAKSPQAALTDAAQRIDREFAKR, encoded by the coding sequence TTGCCGCTTCTCCTCGCCGGCTGCGCTTCGCGACCGGCGGATGGCCGTATCGTGATCCGGGTCGCCAATTGGGGCGGGGCTAAGGAGGGGAACGATTACGACAAGTTGGTCGAGAAGATCTACCGGGACTTTGAGCGGGAGAATCCGGGGGTGGAGGTGCGGGAGGAGAGCGTCCCCGGCGAATACGTGGCGAAGATGACTCTCGCGTTTATCGCGAAAGCGGAGCCGGACATCCTGATGCTCGATGCCTCCAGTTCCGCGCTGTTTATCAATAGCAAGATGGTCGCCGACCTTACACCGTTGATCGAGGGCGACAAGAGCTTCCGCCTGTCGGATTATTATCCGAACGTGGTCGACATCGACCGTCGGGGAAAGGCGCTTTACGCGATTCCTCAGGACTTCACGCCGATGGTCGTTTACTACAACAAGCGGCTATTCGATAACGCGCACCTACCGTATCCGACTTCGGACTGGAGCTTTCAGCAGTTCCGCGAGATCGCAAAGAAGCTGACGATCGCGGGCGATAAACCGGACGATCCTCCCAAGCAGTACGGGTTCGCCTTTACAAACTGGCCCGCGGGATGGGTGATGTGGCTTTGGAATAACGGCGCCGACCATATCGCCCCCGACGGCAGCCGGGCGACCGGCTATTTGGACAGCCCGAAGGCGGTGGAGGCGGTGGCCTACCTCCGCGACTTAGTCGCCATCGACAAGTCGGCCCCTTCCATCAGCCAAACCGCCGCGCTCGGCGTGGACCCGTTCGCGAACGGCCAGGCCGCCATGGCGATCAGCGGGCACTGGTCGCTTGTGGGTTACAAGGCGGCGCCGAAAGGTCCGGATGGAAAGCCGAAGATCACCTGGGATGATCTCGGGGTGGCGCCGCTCCCCCACCAGATCGCTCAGTCGCAAACCGTGATGTATGAGAGCGGCTACGCGATCGGCGCTCATTCGACACACAAGGAGATGGCCTGGAAGTTCATCAAATACATGACCAGCCATCGGGTGCAGAGCGTGTACCAATCGAGCGGAATCGCCGTCTGCGGACGTAAGGATGTGGCCGAGGAGCGGGCAAGAAGCTCGAAGCTGGAAGCGGCGTTCATTCCGATCGTCCCGTCCGCCCGCGCTCCTTACGGTTCGCGGATCGAAGGTTACGAGTCGGTGGAGGACCAGATGCAAAAGGCGATGGACAGCGTCCTCCGCGGCGCGAAGTCCCCTCAGGCTGCCCTCACCGACGCCGCCCAACGCATCGACCGCGAGTTCGCGAAGCGGTAG